A genome region from Stenotrophomonas maltophilia includes the following:
- a CDS encoding SLC13 family permease, translated as MDTALTLTNDMKLVLGLVGFTMAMFLFERIRADVVALVVLVVLGVTGLIAPEEIFGGFSGNAVMSIIATTILGAGLDRTGALNRLAAWLLRRGHGVEQRLLMMTTAIAGLNSSFMQNPSVMALYLPVASRLAARTGLTLQRLLLPISAAIVMGGALTMVGNSPLILLNDLLASANNNLPSGLATIEPLRMFAPLPIGVALLIASLLYFRYYGDRKLVEEESLVNDGVTPARTESYFAKTYGIEGDVFELVVSAESPLVGMTLGEAENLHDAPLLLALKTGNDTRLAPPAEMRIWVGSVLGAMGPREQINDFAQNQFLRMSSRLKHLGDLFNPSRAGISEAVVPPTSNVIGKSAADLRLRKERGISLLAINRDKQVIREDVRDVQLRAGDMLVFHSIWTDLAQAARSRDFVVVTDYPTGEQRPHKFKIAMAIFALTILIALTSKLPVALTLMTGVAGMLLTGVLRMDEAYASINWKTVFMMAGLIPLGWAMDSSGAAAWVAGHTIDKLPTGIPIWVLEVALALLTTAFSLVISHVGATIVMVPIAVNLALAAGGNPTAFALIVALSASNNLMTASNPVISMITGPANYTPREMWRVGGPLSLIYTCVVVLMINLMF; from the coding sequence ATGGATACCGCGCTGACGCTGACCAACGACATGAAGCTCGTGCTCGGGCTGGTCGGCTTCACGATGGCGATGTTCCTGTTCGAGCGCATCCGCGCCGACGTGGTCGCGCTGGTGGTGCTGGTGGTGCTGGGTGTCACCGGCCTGATCGCGCCAGAAGAGATCTTCGGCGGCTTCTCCGGTAACGCGGTGATGAGCATCATCGCCACGACCATCCTCGGTGCGGGTCTGGACCGCACCGGGGCGCTGAACCGGCTGGCCGCCTGGCTGCTGCGGCGCGGCCATGGCGTCGAGCAGCGGCTGCTGATGATGACCACGGCCATCGCCGGCCTGAACTCGTCCTTCATGCAGAACCCGTCGGTGATGGCGCTGTACCTGCCGGTCGCTTCGCGGCTGGCAGCGCGCACCGGCCTGACCCTGCAGCGCCTGCTGCTGCCGATCTCGGCGGCGATCGTGATGGGCGGCGCGCTGACCATGGTCGGCAACTCGCCGCTGATCCTGCTGAACGATCTGCTGGCCTCGGCCAACAACAACCTGCCCTCGGGCCTGGCCACCATCGAACCGCTGCGCATGTTCGCGCCGCTGCCCATCGGCGTGGCCCTGCTGATCGCCTCGCTGCTGTATTTCCGCTATTACGGCGACCGCAAGCTGGTCGAAGAAGAAAGCCTGGTCAACGACGGTGTCACGCCGGCGCGCACCGAGAGCTACTTCGCCAAGACCTACGGCATTGAAGGTGATGTGTTCGAGCTGGTGGTCAGTGCCGAAAGCCCGCTGGTGGGCATGACCCTGGGCGAGGCCGAGAACCTGCACGACGCGCCGCTGCTGCTTGCCCTGAAGACCGGCAACGACACCCGCCTGGCGCCGCCGGCGGAAATGCGCATCTGGGTTGGCAGCGTGCTCGGTGCGATGGGGCCGCGTGAGCAGATCAACGACTTCGCGCAGAACCAGTTCCTGCGCATGTCCTCGCGCCTGAAGCACCTGGGCGACCTGTTCAATCCCAGCCGTGCCGGTATTTCCGAGGCGGTGGTGCCGCCGACCTCGAACGTGATCGGCAAGAGCGCGGCCGATCTGCGCCTGCGCAAGGAGCGCGGCATCAGCCTGCTGGCGATCAACCGCGACAAGCAGGTGATCCGCGAGGACGTGCGCGATGTGCAGCTGCGCGCCGGTGACATGCTGGTGTTCCACAGCATCTGGACCGACCTGGCGCAGGCCGCGCGCAGCCGCGACTTCGTGGTGGTGACCGACTACCCGACGGGCGAACAGCGCCCGCACAAGTTCAAGATCGCGATGGCGATCTTCGCGTTGACCATCCTCATCGCGCTGACCAGCAAGCTGCCGGTGGCGCTGACGCTGATGACCGGCGTGGCTGGCATGCTGCTGACCGGCGTACTGCGCATGGACGAGGCCTACGCCTCGATCAACTGGAAGACGGTGTTCATGATGGCCGGGCTGATTCCGCTCGGCTGGGCGATGGATTCCAGCGGTGCGGCGGCGTGGGTGGCTGGCCATACCATCGACAAGTTGCCCACCGGTATCCCGATCTGGGTGCTGGAAGTGGCACTGGCGCTGCTGACCACGGCGTTCTCGCTGGTGATCAGCCACGTGGGTGCGACCATCGTGATGGTGCCCATTGCGGTGAACCTGGCACTGGCGGCCGGTGGCAACCCGACCGCGTTCGCGCTGATCGTGGCGCTGTCGGCGTCCAACAACCTGATGACGGCGTCGAATCCGGTGATTTCGATGATCACCGGTCCGGCCAATTACACCCCGCGCGAGATGTGGCGGGTCGGCGGACCGTTGTCGCTGATCTACACCTGTGTGGTGGTATTGATGATCAACCTGATGTTCTGA